In the Deinococcus malanensis genome, one interval contains:
- a CDS encoding transcriptional regulator, which yields MPKKERKRLQVVISEEQDALLTRTAYELSSPERLISKSEVVRLAIEKIAQELGEGAHLEEYRSILDSENVSDDI from the coding sequence ATGCCCAAGAAGGAACGCAAACGCCTGCAGGTGGTGATCAGCGAGGAGCAGGACGCCTTGTTGACTCGTACGGCGTATGAACTGTCTAGTCCAGAACGCCTGATCAGCAAGAGTGAAGTGGTGCGGCTGGCGATCGAGAAGATCGCCCAGGAGTTGGGTGAAGGGGCCCACCTGGAGGAATACCGCTCCATTCTGGATTCCGAAAACGTCAGCGACGACATCTGA
- a CDS encoding YifB family Mg chelatase-like AAA ATPase — protein sequence MLARVRSVALIGVDAVPVEVEVDVSPGLPSFMVVGLPDQAVSEARERVRAAVRNAGLPFPAARITVNLAPADLRKEGPLYDLPIALGVLAAQELVSADALCALVVAGELALDGSLRPIAGAVNVALLAAGLGLSALLPAASTQEAALIDGVTVFGARTLSEAAAHLSGRAPLIPAEPTTPGVDHDSLPDLADLKGQAGARRALEVAVAGGHNLLLIGSPGSGKTMLARRAPGLLPPLTRAEALEVTRIHSAAGLLTRRGALTLTPPYRSPHHTVSDAGLIGGGSVPRPGEVSLAHRGVLFMDEFPEFSRKALETLRQPLEEGQVAISRARASVQYPARFQLIAAMNPCPCGHQGDPEKPCTCTPAERTRYAARLSGPLLDRIDLRVTVPRLTVDELTRAPEPEPSAPVRERVAAARTRMLNRQGSRNADLAGQALRRHSALTASAQGFACAAANQLGLTGRGYDRLLRVARTVADLAGSDEIREVHLAEAVTFRPVGSG from the coding sequence ATGCTGGCCCGCGTACGCAGCGTGGCCCTGATCGGCGTGGACGCCGTGCCGGTTGAAGTGGAAGTGGATGTCTCGCCAGGGCTGCCATCCTTTATGGTGGTGGGCCTTCCCGATCAGGCGGTCAGCGAGGCGCGTGAACGGGTCCGCGCAGCGGTGCGCAATGCCGGACTGCCGTTCCCGGCGGCGCGCATCACCGTGAACCTGGCTCCCGCAGACCTGCGAAAGGAAGGGCCGCTGTACGATCTGCCCATTGCCCTGGGCGTCCTGGCCGCGCAGGAACTGGTATCTGCCGATGCGCTCTGTGCTCTGGTGGTGGCCGGCGAATTGGCGCTGGACGGCAGCCTGCGGCCCATCGCCGGGGCCGTGAATGTGGCATTGCTGGCCGCTGGGCTGGGCCTGTCCGCGCTGCTTCCAGCAGCCAGTACTCAGGAAGCGGCCCTGATCGACGGCGTGACGGTGTTTGGCGCCCGGACGCTTTCGGAAGCGGCCGCGCACCTGAGTGGCCGCGCGCCCCTGATCCCCGCCGAGCCGACCACACCCGGGGTGGACCATGACAGTCTGCCGGACCTCGCTGACCTCAAAGGTCAGGCCGGAGCGCGCCGGGCCCTGGAGGTGGCGGTGGCCGGAGGCCACAATCTGCTGCTGATCGGCTCCCCGGGCAGCGGCAAAACCATGCTGGCGCGCCGAGCGCCGGGGCTGCTGCCTCCCCTGACCCGGGCAGAGGCACTGGAGGTCACACGGATCCATTCGGCGGCCGGACTGCTGACCCGGCGGGGAGCCCTGACCCTGACCCCGCCCTACCGTTCGCCGCACCACACCGTGTCGGACGCCGGACTCATCGGCGGCGGCAGCGTTCCACGTCCCGGAGAGGTCAGTCTGGCGCACCGCGGCGTGCTGTTCATGGACGAGTTCCCGGAATTCAGCCGCAAGGCACTGGAAACGCTGCGGCAACCCCTCGAGGAAGGCCAGGTGGCCATCAGCCGGGCAAGGGCCAGCGTGCAGTACCCGGCCCGCTTTCAGCTTATCGCTGCCATGAACCCGTGTCCCTGCGGGCATCAGGGCGATCCGGAAAAGCCCTGCACCTGCACGCCAGCCGAGCGAACCCGCTACGCCGCACGTCTGAGCGGACCGCTGCTTGACCGGATCGACCTGCGGGTGACTGTGCCCCGCCTGACGGTGGACGAACTCACCCGGGCTCCCGAGCCGGAGCCGTCTGCACCAGTTCGCGAACGGGTAGCCGCCGCCCGCACCCGGATGCTGAACCGGCAGGGCAGCCGCAACGCCGATCTGGCCGGACAGGCGCTTCGCCGCCACTCAGCGCTGACAGCCAGTGCCCAAGGCTTTGCCTGTGCGGCAGCCAATCAGCTGGGATTGACCGGCCGCGGCTATGACCGGCTGCTGCGGGTGGCACGCACGGTAGCGGATCTCGCCGGCAGCGACGAGATCCGCGAGGTACACCTGGCCGAAGCAGTCACCTTTCGACCGGTGGGTTCAGGCTAA
- a CDS encoding Sec-independent protein translocase subunit TatA/TatB: protein MPNIGAGELLMILLVALVVFGPRKLPELGKSLGAGLREFRRSTQGLKEELEGSFKESAAPSAPVQTIHATVDPRAVTPVVPAQAVIPQPTAQPEPVQDTPSR, encoded by the coding sequence ATGCCGAATATTGGTGCTGGAGAACTGCTGATGATTCTGCTCGTGGCACTCGTGGTATTTGGACCACGCAAGCTGCCGGAGCTGGGCAAGAGCCTGGGGGCGGGGCTGCGGGAATTCCGGCGCAGCACCCAGGGGCTGAAAGAAGAGCTGGAGGGCAGCTTCAAGGAAAGTGCTGCACCCAGTGCGCCGGTCCAGACGATCCATGCCACGGTGGACCCACGCGCAGTGACTCCGGTAGTGCCTGCACAGGCCGTGATTCCGCAGCCAACCGCGCAGCCTGAACCGGTTCAGGACACGCCCAGCCGATAA
- the murA gene encoding UDP-N-acetylglucosamine 1-carboxyvinyltransferase: MQLTPLHIQGGRELRGEITVQGSKNAALPIIVASLLSSEKVTLHGIPRLSDVYTILDLVHHIGTQHQWVGPNSLELHTPTIIHTDAPYALVNKMRASFVVLGAILARAGQARVSMPGGCAWGPRPVDQHVKALRALGAEISEDGGNFHARRHGSLNGTFVFELLTVGGTHNAVLAAVLGDGVVTLENASIDTDVVDLIEFLNSLGADIQGAGTNTLVIRGVKQLRGGEYTVIPDRIEAGTFMMLAAATRSQLTVRNVRPDHLRAVSAKLQEMGVDILEAGNSLIVDARQRELRPVNVTTQSYPGFPTDVQPQMSALLATVPGTSVVQDPVYPDRLTHVAELHRMGANITVSGYTQVIQGSALHAAPVKAADLRAGAALFIAGLTCTGETIIDGVQYLNRGYENLAERLCGIGAVAHQTQLAVAMD, encoded by the coding sequence ATGCAACTGACCCCACTGCACATCCAGGGAGGCCGCGAACTTCGCGGCGAGATCACCGTTCAGGGTAGCAAAAATGCTGCTCTGCCCATTATCGTGGCCAGCCTCCTGAGCAGTGAGAAAGTTACCCTTCACGGCATCCCACGCCTGAGCGACGTGTACACCATCCTGGATCTGGTGCATCACATCGGCACGCAGCACCAGTGGGTGGGGCCCAACAGTCTGGAACTGCATACCCCTACCATCATCCATACCGACGCACCCTATGCCCTGGTCAACAAGATGCGCGCGAGCTTCGTGGTGCTTGGGGCCATTCTGGCGCGGGCCGGGCAGGCCCGGGTGTCTATGCCCGGGGGCTGTGCGTGGGGTCCGCGCCCGGTGGACCAGCACGTCAAGGCGCTACGGGCACTGGGCGCCGAGATCAGCGAGGACGGCGGCAACTTTCATGCCCGGCGCCACGGCAGCCTGAACGGCACCTTTGTTTTTGAACTGCTGACCGTCGGCGGTACCCACAATGCGGTCCTGGCCGCGGTCCTGGGCGATGGTGTGGTGACTCTGGAAAACGCCAGCATCGATACCGACGTCGTGGACCTGATCGAATTTCTGAACAGCCTGGGCGCCGATATTCAGGGAGCCGGCACCAATACCCTGGTGATCCGGGGAGTGAAGCAGCTGCGCGGCGGGGAGTACACCGTGATTCCTGACCGCATCGAGGCCGGCACCTTCATGATGCTGGCGGCCGCGACCCGCAGTCAGCTCACGGTGCGCAATGTGCGTCCTGACCATCTGCGCGCGGTAAGCGCCAAGCTTCAGGAGATGGGCGTAGACATCCTGGAAGCGGGCAACAGCCTGATCGTGGACGCCCGGCAGCGCGAGTTGCGCCCGGTGAATGTGACCACCCAGAGCTACCCCGGCTTCCCGACCGATGTACAGCCGCAGATGAGCGCCCTGCTGGCCACCGTCCCCGGCACCAGCGTCGTGCAGGATCCGGTTTACCCTGACCGCCTGACGCACGTGGCCGAACTCCACCGCATGGGTGCCAACATCACCGTCAGCGGCTACACCCAGGTGATTCAGGGCAGCGCCCTGCATGCTGCCCCAGTCAAGGCCGCAGACCTGCGCGCCGGCGCCGCGCTGTTCATTGCCGGCCTGACCTGCACCGGGGAAACCATCATTGACGGGGTGCAATACCTCAACCGCGGTTATGAGAACCTGGCCGAGCGCCTTTGCGGCATCGGTGCCGTTGCACATCAGACCCAGCTTGCAGTGGCAATGGACTGA
- a CDS encoding SLC13 family permease, whose protein sequence is MDPVTILLLLFVVALVLFATELLPVDVTALGLLSSLLLLGLIEPKEAFAGFGSETVLTLASLFILTRVLLRAGVIEWVGTALALRSKNPTATLRSMLSTVAGVSAFTSNTATTAVFLPVVAGVSRRAGIAASRALMPLAYASILGGTITVIGTSTNLVVSGALPASGQKSLGFFELAWVGLPVALMGLLYLFFVAPRLLPERDAQLEESLRAYLADLTVAPGSALAGQTLRDSGLGRDHGLTVVAVRRGDQTVYAPRPDFQLQEGDTLAVEGATERILAGKNTLGIVSRSEEKLQALTGESGEVRLVEAVVMPGSPLLGRTLRESRFRERYGLSVLALHRRDKNFERLGRMRIRVGDVLLIQGRSERVDALGEHLVVLGDLTERQSNFRRAPAALLLFGTAVVLGGLGVVPLAVAVVVAVALSLMLRLISPEEAYGAVEWPIIVLVACMLAFGTAFEATGAARVLTGALSGVVEPLGPYGLLAALFAVTVALTQPMSNQAAALVMLPLAIGTAKTLGYDPRPFIIGITVAASNSFITPLEPSCMLVYGPGRYTFLDFVRVGTGLTLVTFVVAMLVIPRVWPF, encoded by the coding sequence ATGGACCCGGTCACCATCCTGCTCCTCCTGTTTGTGGTGGCCCTGGTGCTGTTTGCCACCGAACTGCTGCCAGTGGACGTTACCGCGCTGGGCCTGCTTTCGTCCCTCCTGCTGCTCGGCCTGATTGAACCCAAGGAGGCTTTTGCCGGTTTTGGCAGTGAGACGGTCCTGACCCTGGCCTCGCTGTTCATCCTGACGCGGGTACTGTTGCGGGCCGGCGTGATCGAATGGGTGGGAACGGCGCTGGCCCTGCGCTCCAAAAACCCCACCGCCACACTGCGCTCAATGCTGAGCACCGTTGCGGGCGTCAGTGCCTTTACCAGCAACACGGCCACCACCGCCGTCTTTCTGCCGGTGGTAGCAGGAGTTTCACGCCGGGCGGGCATCGCGGCCAGCCGCGCGCTGATGCCACTGGCGTATGCCAGCATCCTGGGCGGAACCATCACGGTGATCGGCACCAGTACCAACCTGGTGGTCTCAGGCGCCCTGCCGGCCAGCGGCCAGAAGTCCCTGGGCTTTTTCGAGCTGGCCTGGGTGGGCCTGCCGGTTGCCCTGATGGGCCTGCTCTATCTGTTTTTTGTGGCCCCACGCCTGCTGCCCGAGCGCGACGCACAGCTTGAGGAATCCTTGCGGGCGTATCTCGCCGACCTGACCGTCGCCCCAGGCAGTGCTCTGGCCGGACAGACCCTGCGCGACTCGGGCCTGGGCCGCGATCACGGGCTCACCGTGGTGGCGGTGCGCCGCGGGGACCAGACTGTGTACGCTCCCCGTCCTGACTTTCAGCTTCAGGAAGGCGACACGCTGGCAGTTGAGGGCGCGACCGAGCGCATTCTGGCCGGCAAAAATACCTTGGGGATTGTCAGCAGAAGTGAGGAAAAACTGCAGGCCCTGACCGGTGAGAGCGGCGAGGTCCGGCTGGTCGAGGCGGTGGTGATGCCGGGTTCGCCTCTGCTGGGCCGCACGCTACGCGAGTCGCGCTTCCGGGAACGCTACGGTCTGTCGGTGCTGGCCCTGCACCGGCGCGACAAGAACTTCGAGCGGCTGGGCCGCATGCGCATCCGGGTAGGCGACGTGCTGCTCATTCAGGGACGGAGCGAGCGGGTGGACGCCCTGGGCGAACATCTGGTGGTGCTGGGAGACCTGACCGAGCGCCAGAGCAATTTCAGGCGTGCCCCGGCTGCCCTGCTCCTGTTCGGAACGGCGGTCGTGCTGGGTGGCCTGGGCGTGGTGCCGCTCGCCGTGGCGGTGGTGGTGGCCGTGGCCCTGAGCCTGATGCTGCGGCTGATCTCCCCGGAAGAGGCCTACGGAGCGGTGGAGTGGCCGATCATCGTGCTGGTGGCCTGCATGCTGGCCTTCGGCACGGCTTTCGAGGCCACCGGCGCGGCCAGGGTCCTGACCGGAGCACTGTCCGGGGTAGTGGAGCCACTGGGTCCCTACGGACTGCTGGCCGCCCTGTTTGCCGTGACGGTCGCGCTGACCCAGCCCATGAGCAATCAGGCCGCCGCGCTGGTGATGCTGCCGCTCGCCATCGGCACGGCCAAAACCCTGGGTTACGATCCTCGGCCGTTCATCATCGGCATCACCGTGGCCGCCAGCAATTCGTTCATCACGCCGCTGGAGCCGTCGTGCATGCTGGTCTACGGCCCGGGCCGCTATACCTTCCTGGACTTTGTCAGGGTCGGCACCGGACTGACGCTGGTGACCTTCGTGGTCGCCATGCTGGTCATTCCCCGGGTCTGGCCATTCTGA
- a CDS encoding C40 family peptidase has product MPESAFPALRFLLLTCALSAGVAAAQGETSGSSTKGASVSSPSLPAGQPVTAQPQTVVVQAGDTAYNLARRAGIPVEALLSLNGLSSPDLRVGQVLRLREVPVTHVVQPGETLYALARQYAVSVDVLLGLNSLAPEAKIAVGQVLKLPAVAAQKSSGAQPSAVHPASVQATQAPAVGNAPQVSLTGVLGAPPAPLASPLPGDWRGTAMALLGTPYVLGGTTLSGLDCSGFVLQVFTPLGVKLPRVSADQATAGVPVEVSELQPGDLVFFDTAGSGRVTHVGIYLGEDQFVNANSYKGEVTVDRLLSDRYWAPRYLGARRVMGSVVAQQPARR; this is encoded by the coding sequence ATGCCTGAATCTGCTTTTCCCGCATTGCGTTTCCTGCTGCTGACCTGCGCCCTGAGTGCTGGAGTCGCAGCTGCCCAGGGCGAGACCAGTGGGTCCAGCACCAAAGGGGCGTCCGTCTCCTCCCCCAGCCTCCCGGCGGGTCAGCCCGTGACTGCGCAGCCACAGACCGTTGTGGTACAGGCGGGAGATACGGCCTATAACCTGGCCCGCCGCGCAGGCATCCCGGTCGAGGCGCTGTTGAGCCTCAACGGCCTCAGTTCGCCGGATCTGCGGGTGGGTCAGGTCCTGCGGCTGCGTGAGGTGCCGGTGACCCATGTGGTACAGCCGGGCGAGACACTGTATGCCCTGGCACGCCAGTACGCGGTGAGCGTCGATGTTCTGCTGGGCCTCAATTCCCTGGCTCCCGAGGCAAAGATCGCTGTAGGTCAGGTACTGAAGTTGCCGGCGGTGGCTGCTCAGAAATCGTCAGGAGCACAGCCCTCTGCTGTGCATCCTGCTTCCGTGCAGGCCACCCAGGCTCCCGCGGTGGGAAATGCACCTCAGGTCTCGCTCACGGGGGTTCTCGGCGCCCCGCCTGCGCCTCTGGCCAGTCCGCTTCCCGGTGACTGGCGCGGCACGGCCATGGCGCTGCTGGGCACGCCCTATGTGCTGGGCGGCACCACCCTCTCCGGACTCGACTGCAGCGGCTTCGTGTTGCAGGTCTTCACGCCGCTGGGTGTGAAGTTGCCGCGTGTCAGCGCCGACCAGGCGACAGCTGGCGTCCCGGTGGAGGTCTCTGAGCTGCAGCCGGGGGACCTGGTGTTCTTCGATACCGCTGGAAGTGGCCGCGTGACCCATGTCGGCATCTACCTGGGTGAGGACCAGTTTGTCAACGCCAACAGCTATAAAGGCGAGGTTACCGTAGACCGGCTGCTATCCGACCGCTACTGGGCTCCCCGTTATCTGGGAGCCCGGCGGGTCATGGGCAGTGTCGTGGCACAGCAGCCCGCCAGGCGATGA
- a CDS encoding [LysW]-lysine hydrolase: MSADALGPGTQAARDLIVEAVRIRSLSGEEHQVAAFLTGWMASRGFDTRIDEAGNAVGERGTGPLTVALLGHMDTVPGDLPVFVDETGVLHGRGSVDAKGPLCAFMAAVAALPENALRAARFVVIGATEEEAPSSRGARHIRTALQPDLVLIGEPSSWAGLTLGYKGRLVARLQVVKDNFHTAGEGTSAADDLTEAWFRVRAWAAARFEGGGVFDAVQATIQSLEASTDGVQQIARATLGFRLPPALSPAEAETAILDLLGDRPGLVVSFTGQERAVRYPKDNVLTRAMRVAIRARGGTPVFKVKTGTSDMNVVAGHWPVPTLAYGPGDSALDHTPEERLDLQEYDRSVAVLTDALTRLALGARS; this comes from the coding sequence ATGTCCGCTGACGCTCTGGGCCCCGGAACCCAGGCGGCCCGGGACCTGATTGTCGAAGCGGTACGGATTCGCTCGCTGTCTGGTGAGGAGCATCAGGTGGCGGCCTTCCTGACTGGCTGGATGGCCAGCCGAGGGTTCGACACCCGCATCGACGAGGCCGGCAATGCAGTAGGAGAGCGCGGAACCGGACCGCTGACGGTGGCGCTGCTGGGTCACATGGATACCGTTCCGGGGGACCTGCCAGTGTTTGTGGACGAGACCGGGGTCCTGCACGGACGCGGCAGCGTGGACGCCAAGGGTCCGCTGTGCGCCTTTATGGCGGCGGTCGCGGCGCTGCCCGAAAATGCCCTGCGTGCGGCGCGTTTTGTCGTGATCGGCGCCACCGAGGAGGAGGCGCCCAGCAGCCGTGGCGCCCGGCACATCCGCACCGCCTTGCAGCCGGACCTGGTGCTGATCGGGGAACCCAGCAGCTGGGCCGGGCTGACCCTGGGCTATAAGGGGCGGCTGGTGGCCCGTCTTCAGGTTGTCAAGGACAACTTCCACACAGCCGGCGAAGGCACCAGCGCAGCGGATGATCTGACCGAAGCCTGGTTCCGGGTGCGAGCCTGGGCCGCCGCACGATTTGAGGGAGGTGGGGTCTTCGACGCTGTTCAGGCCACCATCCAGAGCCTGGAGGCTTCGACCGACGGCGTTCAGCAGATTGCGCGGGCCACGCTGGGCTTTCGTCTGCCGCCAGCCCTTTCGCCGGCTGAGGCCGAGACCGCGATTCTGGACCTGTTGGGAGACCGGCCTGGACTGGTCGTGTCGTTCACCGGCCAGGAACGCGCCGTGCGTTATCCCAAAGACAATGTCCTGACTCGCGCGATGCGCGTGGCGATCCGAGCCCGGGGCGGCACCCCGGTCTTCAAGGTCAAAACGGGAACCAGTGACATGAACGTGGTCGCCGGGCACTGGCCTGTTCCGACCCTGGCGTATGGCCCGGGGGACAGCGCCCTGGACCACACCCCGGAAGAGCGGCTGGACCTGCAGGAGTACGATCGCTCGGTCGCCGTGCTGACCGACGCCCTGACCCGGCTGGCCCTGGGCGCCCGGAGCTGA
- a CDS encoding MFS transporter: protein MLSRAQAWRTRTFSALRHPHYRRYWYSQLLSLIGSWMQTTAQQYLVLELSGQSSAALGWVTVAQFLPSLLLSLFAGAVIDRVPRRRVLLVTQLTLLGTATALAVTTHLGVVTLPLVMLLALIAGTANAFDMPARQSMVVDFVPRHDVPNAVALNSLSFNVSRTLGQALFGVVAALGVGLLAAGNSDNIARLALPFYLNVASFFVVLYVIATLPFPERESAPHGSMLDDVREGLRYVRRTPAVRNVMLLVGTMSLSIVNFNVIIPYYARVVFEAREGTFGLLSAAFGIGAMAGALWQASKPNPLRNLRVGAIILILSAVLLALTPTASLAAPVLAMCGFGMLSLLVSANSSVQLTIPDHLRGRVMSLYSFVLVGMGPPGALLSSTLISREFILGPRWGLVVLAALGLLALAALWTRLPRTFSDAGAAPTKAPVGG, encoded by the coding sequence ATGCTCTCGCGTGCCCAGGCGTGGCGCACCCGAACCTTCAGTGCGCTGCGTCACCCTCATTACCGCCGTTATTGGTACTCCCAGCTTCTCTCGCTGATCGGCTCCTGGATGCAGACCACTGCCCAGCAGTATCTGGTACTGGAACTTTCGGGCCAGAGCAGCGCCGCGCTGGGCTGGGTGACCGTGGCGCAGTTCCTGCCCAGCCTGCTGCTGTCGCTGTTTGCCGGGGCCGTGATTGACCGGGTGCCGCGCCGGCGGGTCCTGCTGGTGACGCAGCTGACGCTGCTGGGCACCGCCACCGCCCTGGCCGTCACCACACACCTGGGGGTGGTCACACTGCCGCTGGTGATGCTGCTGGCGCTGATTGCGGGCACCGCCAACGCCTTTGATATGCCAGCCCGCCAGAGCATGGTCGTGGACTTTGTTCCCCGCCACGACGTACCGAATGCCGTGGCCCTCAACAGTCTGTCGTTCAACGTCAGCCGCACGCTGGGGCAGGCGCTGTTCGGGGTGGTGGCGGCCCTGGGCGTGGGTTTGCTGGCGGCTGGCAACAGCGACAATATTGCCCGGCTGGCCCTGCCGTTTTACCTGAACGTCGCCTCCTTCTTCGTGGTGCTCTATGTGATCGCCACCCTGCCCTTCCCGGAGCGTGAAAGCGCGCCGCATGGCAGCATGCTCGACGATGTGCGGGAGGGCCTGCGGTATGTGCGCCGCACGCCCGCTGTACGCAATGTGATGCTGTTGGTGGGCACCATGAGCCTGAGCATCGTTAACTTCAACGTGATCATTCCCTATTACGCCCGGGTGGTCTTTGAGGCGCGGGAAGGAACCTTCGGGCTGCTGTCGGCGGCCTTTGGCATTGGTGCCATGGCGGGAGCCCTGTGGCAGGCCAGCAAGCCCAACCCCCTGCGCAACCTGCGGGTAGGCGCCATTATCCTGATCCTGAGTGCGGTGCTGCTGGCGCTGACCCCGACAGCCTCGCTGGCGGCCCCGGTTCTGGCCATGTGTGGCTTCGGCATGCTCAGCCTGCTGGTCAGTGCCAACAGCAGCGTGCAGCTCACCATTCCGGACCATCTGCGCGGGCGGGTCATGAGCCTGTATTCCTTTGTGCTGGTGGGCATGGGCCCGCCCGGCGCGCTGCTGTCGAGCACCCTGATCAGCCGTGAATTCATCCTGGGACCGCGCTGGGGTCTGGTGGTGCTGGCTGCCCTGGGCCTGCTGGCGCTGGCCGCGCTGTGGACCCGACTCCCCCGCACCTTCTCGGATGCGGGCGCTGCCCCGACAAAGGCACCAGTAGGCGGATAA
- the ald gene encoding alanine dehydrogenase, whose protein sequence is MHIGLPKEIKVKENRVALTPGGVATLVRRGHTVTVEQGAGVGSGIQDTEYEVAGARMGSAAEAWAAEMVVKVKEPIASEYGYLRDDLLLFTYLHLAADRPLTEALMQSGTTGVAYETVQLDDGSLPLLTPMSEVAGRLSVQAGAYHLQKPVGGRGVLLGGVPGVQAGHVVILGGGVVGTNAAKMAMGLGAKVTILDVSHRRLAYLDDVFFGKLTTMMSSEANIRTLLPETDLLIGGVLIPGAKAPHLITRDMLPLMQEGSVIVDVAVDQGGCVETIHATTHDDPTYVIDGVVHYGVANMPGAVPRTSTFALTNATFPYALMLADQGLNALKSNKALRLGLNTHQGKLTYAGVGEAFEMEVVEAGAALA, encoded by the coding sequence ATGCATATTGGTCTGCCCAAAGAAATCAAAGTCAAGGAAAACCGCGTCGCACTCACACCTGGCGGCGTTGCCACCCTGGTCCGCCGTGGCCACACCGTCACCGTCGAACAGGGTGCTGGTGTCGGAAGCGGCATTCAGGACACCGAATACGAGGTGGCCGGCGCACGCATGGGCAGCGCCGCTGAGGCATGGGCCGCCGAGATGGTCGTGAAGGTCAAGGAGCCGATCGCCAGTGAGTACGGTTACCTCAGAGACGACCTGCTGCTGTTCACCTACCTGCACCTGGCCGCCGACCGCCCCCTGACCGAAGCGCTGATGCAAAGCGGCACGACCGGCGTCGCCTACGAAACTGTGCAGCTTGACGATGGCAGCCTGCCGCTGCTGACGCCCATGAGCGAGGTCGCCGGCCGCCTGAGCGTGCAGGCCGGTGCCTACCACCTGCAGAAGCCCGTGGGCGGGCGCGGCGTGCTGCTGGGCGGCGTTCCCGGCGTGCAGGCCGGTCATGTGGTGATCCTGGGCGGTGGTGTCGTGGGCACCAACGCGGCCAAGATGGCCATGGGTCTGGGCGCCAAGGTGACCATCCTGGACGTGTCACACCGCCGCCTGGCCTACCTGGATGATGTCTTCTTCGGCAAGCTCACCACCATGATGAGCAGTGAGGCCAACATCCGCACCCTGCTGCCCGAGACCGACCTGCTGATCGGCGGTGTGCTGATTCCCGGCGCCAAGGCCCCGCACCTGATCACCCGTGACATGCTGCCCCTCATGCAGGAAGGCAGCGTCATCGTGGACGTGGCGGTGGATCAGGGCGGTTGTGTGGAAACCATCCACGCGACCACCCATGACGATCCCACCTACGTCATCGACGGTGTGGTCCATTACGGTGTGGCCAACATGCCTGGCGCCGTGCCGCGCACCAGCACCTTCGCTCTGACCAACGCGACCTTCCCCTACGCCCTGATGCTGGCGGACCAGGGTCTGAATGCCCTGAAGAGCAACAAGGCGCTCCGACTGGGGCTCAATACCCACCAGGGCAAGCTGACCTACGCCGGCGTGGGCGAGGCCTTCGAAATGGAAGTCGTGGAAGCCGGCGCTGCGCTAGCCTGA